In Oryza sativa Japonica Group chromosome 2, ASM3414082v1, the following are encoded in one genomic region:
- the LOC4329667 gene encoding uncharacterized protein, with protein MGVPEAVALEIPAAAEAEEEVEEEEGSPSPPVVARVPPRIRRRLLLRHRGGAPATAEEIEAKLRDADLRRQQFHEALSCKARCTVRYPSCPSQEEDPKKRLEAKLVAAEQKRLSLLAKEQSRLAKLDELRQAAKNDAELRFKKEREELGMKVESRVRQAEEKRTQLMHARSQRRAALEERTTKYLVQRVAWENKYRERVHSAILQKRTAAEKRRTGLLEGEKRRAQGRFSQVQLAARTLSCQREADRSKLKEQLEDKLQRAKRQRAEYLKQRGSTHSFTYTASVKHGDFLSRNLARCWRRFITSRKTTVVLARAFDMLRINEESVKPMPFEKLALCIESPTVLQTTRAFLDRLESRFTLSQSSSPSSPENIDHLLKHLGSPKRTLSKSGGRTRVTPTKAARNSDVSKLPRYSPRIVLCAYMILGHPSVVFNERGEREKLLVESAENFVKEFELLIKTILDGSSGACILKQPILDDLSPGSSNYQESSAVVADRKKFRSQLASFDKAWCAYLYHFVVWKAKDAKSLEEDLVRAACKLELSMMQTCKFTAEGQPENLNDNLKAIQKEVMVDQTLLREKVRHLGGEAGIERMEVALSEARTKFFEAKGNRSPLATTIKNVAATCSSGESPISDMKENSNINDKRPSQAVQSMFRVPSSPSESNTAGITMSNPMTVSSTLSEKRPTENEQMVNEILHGFLADSSSNIGTVEGGFKEKVRETMEKAFWDVVVDSLRGDMPDYSYLVQLVKEVRDTLYEMVPKGWKEEIINNIDLEILLQVLESGTQDMQYLGQILQYSLGMLRKLSSPAKEDEMKRSHDKLLGELTEHSECNNSGSNSFVIAVIKGLRFTMEELKALKTEVSRARIQLLEPIIKGSGGVEYLQKAFADRYGFPSNASVALRSTAQWISTSKDTVEVEWNEHVSSFSALPETDHAQPFVATLRSGHGVPDQRQSTIPVSDDTGLPECTGQRLDQLIRIGLLQLISGIEGVQMQSVTETFKLNWLRLRSVQSQFQQVIVIATSMLVQRQVLATDDPNITPTELESATSQLFNTLAELLDNFPDVSTAKIMEVMLRSSSSSSSGSTTGSPSDERTESRKQILARVFLKSLQTDDPVFKKVSRSVYCAFRAITLGGSGARGRKLADAALRRIGATKLTDRVVRSAEILIRAASISQQVHGPWYNHLV; from the exons ATGGGGGtgccggaggcggtggcgctggAGAtacctgcggcggcggaggccgaggaggaggttgaggaggaggaggggtcgcCTTCGCCTCCGGTGGTGGCCAGGGTGCCGCCGCGGATCAGGAGGCGGCTCCTCCTCCGGCACCGCGGGGGAGCGCCGGCCACCGCGGAGGAGATCGAGGCCAAGCTCCGCGATGCGGACCTCCGGAGGCAG CAATTTCATGAAGCGTTATCGTGCAAAGCGAGGTGCACAGTCAGATACCCTTCGTGTCCATCTCAGGAGGAGGATCCTAAGAAGCGCCTTGAAGCAAAGCTTGTGGCTGCCGAGCAGAAAAG GTTAAGCCTCCTGGCTAAGGAACAAAGTCGGCTTGCTAAGTTGGACGAGCTGCGTCAGGCTGCTAAGAATGATGCGGAGTTGAGGTtcaagaaggagagggaggaacTTGGCATGAAAGTTGAATCTAGAGTTCGGCAAGCGGAGGAGAAACGTACACAACTCATGCATGCTCGTTCGCAGAGGAGGGCTGCACTGGAGGAAAGAACAACAAAGTACCTTGTGCAGAGAGTGGCGTGGGAAAACAAGTACAGGGAGCGTGTACATTCAGCGATCCTGCAGAAGCGCACTGCAGCTGAGAAGAGAAGGACGGGGCTATTGGAAGGTGAGAAAAGGAGAGCCCAGGGTAGGTTTTCACAGGTCCAACTTGCTGCCAGGACTTTATCTTGCCAGAGAGAAGCTGACAGGAGCAAGTTAAAAGAACAACTAGAAGACAAACTTCAGAGG GCAAAGCGGCAGAGAGCTGAGTATTTGAAGCAGCGAGGAAGTACTCACAGCTTTACATACACCGCTTCAGTTAAACACGGTGATTTTCTTTCAAGAAATCTGGCAAG ATGCTGGAGAAGATTCATAACATCTAGGAAGACAACAGTGGTGTTGGCTAGGGCCTTTGACATGCTAAGAATAAATGAGGAATCTGTTAAGCCTATGCCATTTGAAAAACTAGCTCTTTGCATTGAATCTCCCACAGTTCTTCAGACCACAAGGGCATTTCTTGATCGCTTGGAGAGTCGTTTTACTTTATCTCAGTCATCAAGTCCATCATCACCAGAAAATATTGATCATCTGCTCAAGCATCTGGGATCACCAAAGAGGACTCTATCAAAAAGTGggggaagaactagagtgacacCAACAAAGGCAGCTAGAAATTCAGATGTTAGCAAGTTACCTAGATATTCACCGAGGATAGTTCTTTGTGCTTACATGATACTAGGTCACCCAAGTGTTGTTTTTAATGAACGAGGTGAGCGAGAGAAACTACTTGTGGAGTCAGCAGAAAACTTTGTGAAGGAATTCGAACTGCTGATTAAGACAATACTTGATGGGTCAAGTGGTGCATGCATACTGAAACAGCCAATACTAGATGATctgtctcctggatcttctaATTATCAGGAATCTTCTGCCGTTGTTGCTGATCGGAAGAAATTCAGATCTCAGTTGGCTTCTTTTGACAAAGCTTGGTGTGCCTATCTTTACCACTTCGTGGTGTGGAAAGCAAAAGATGCAAAGTCACTAGAGGAAGATCTTGTCAGAGCTGCATGCAAACTTGAGCTATCAATGATGCAAACATGTAAATTTACCGCTGAAGGCCAACCAGAGAACCTTAATGATAATTTAAAGGCCATCCAGAAAGAG GTTATGGTAGACCAGACACTTCTAAGGGAGAAGGTTCGGCACTTGGGTGGTGAAGCTGGTATTGAGCGGATGGAAGTTGCTTTATCAGAAGCAAGGACAAAGTTTTTTGAAGCAAAGGGAAACAGGAGCCCCTTGGCAACAACTATAAAAAATGTAGCAGCTACATGTTCTTCTGGAGAATCTCCTATTTCTGACATGAAGGAGAATTCCAACATTAATGATAAAAGGCCAAGTCAGGCTGTCCAATCTATGTTCAGAGTTCCCTCTTCACCATCTGAAAGTAACACAGCAGGCATCACCATGAGTAATCCAATGACAGTGAGCAGCACTCTGTCAGAAAAACGGCCAACAGAGAACGAGCAGATGGTCAATGAGATTCTTCATGGTTTTCTAGCTGACAGCTCTAGTAATATTGGGACTGTTGAGGGTGGTTTCAAG gaAAAAGTAAGGGAAACAATGGAGAAAGCTTTCTGGGATGTGGTTGTGGATTCACTTAGAGGAGACATGCCAGACTACAGCTATCTGGTTCAGCTGGTAAAGGAAGTCAGGGATACATTGTATGAGATGGTTCCTAAAGGTTGGAAAGAAGAAATAATCAACAATATTGACCTTGAAATTTTGTTGCAG GTACTTGAATCGGGCACCCAGGACATGCAATATTTGGGACAGATTTTGCAGTACTCTCTGGGTATGCTGCGAAAACTATCCTCTCCTGCAAAGGAAGACGAAATGAAGAGAAGCCATGACAAATTATTGGGTGAATTAACTGAACACTCTGAGTGTAATAACAGTGGTTCAAATTCATTTGTAATTGCTGTTATCAAAGGTTTGCGCTTCACCATGGAAGAACTAAAG GCTCTGAAGACAGAAGTCAGTAGAGCACGTATCCAACTATTAGAACCAATTATAAAGGGCTCAGGTGGAGTGGAATACCTGCAGAAGGCTTTTGCTGATCGCTATGGATTCCCGTCCAATGCATCAGTTGCTCTCCGTTCAACTGCTCAGTGGATTTCCACATCAAAAGATACCGTGGAAGTAGAATGGAATGAGCATGTCAGCTCTTTTTCAGCTCTGCCAGAAACCGATCAT GCTCAGCCATTTGTTGCCACCCTCCGATCAGGTCATGGAGTTCCAGATCAGCGACAGTCTACAATACCTGTGTCAg ATGATACGGGGCTACCAGAGTGCACGGGGCAAAGGCTTGACCAGCTAATAAGGATTGGGTTGTTACAGCTCATCAGTGGCATAGAGGGTGTGCAAATGCAGTCAGTAACTGAGACCTTCAAGCTCAATTGGTTGAGGCTGAGGTCTGTACAGAGTCAATTCCAGCAAGTGATTGTAATTGCAACAAG CATGCTTGTGCAGCGTCAAGTTTTGGCGACCGACGACCCAAACATCACTCCCACAGAGCTGGAAAGCGCGACATCACAACTGTTCAACACTCTCGCAGAGCTACTGGACAACTTCCCCGACGTTAGCACCGCCAAGATCATGGAGGTGATGctccgttcgtcgtcgtcgtcgtcatcaggCTCGACAACCGGCTCTCCATCAGATGAAAGAACCGAGAGCAGGAAGCAGATACTGGCCAGGGTCTTCCTCAAGAGCCTCCAGACCGATGACCCCGTCTTCAAGAAGGTCTCCCGGTCCGTCTACTGTGCGTTCCGCGCGATCACCCTCGGTGGCAGCGGTGCCAGGGGACGGaagctcgccgacgccgccctgaGGCGCATCGGCGCGACGAAGCTCACCGACCGGGTGGTGAGATCGGCCGAAATCCTCATCAGGGCCGCGTCCATTTCACAGCAGGTCCACGGCCCTTGGTACAATCACTTGGTGTGA
- the LOC4329668 gene encoding protein MAINTENANCE OF PSII UNDER HIGH LIGHT 1, whose translation MACPAQSMLSASTTSCCAFLRSSAAAKPQAAASAAASLARGGRLFLLSCNASSSSSSPSPSSPPPPAPAAEDCNEEECAPEKEVGSLSAEWLAEERTKVVGTFPPKKKGWTGYVEKDTAGQTNIYSVEPTVYVAESAISSGAAGAAADGSENTAAIAGGLALVFVAGVSSILIQVGKNQPPPQATVYSGPPLSYYVAKFQPSLAAVALQQQPAVDAPATEDASSPAPASPAAAAAEDQLSS comes from the exons ATGGCTTGCCCGGCGCAGTCGATGCTGTCGGCGAGCACCACCAGCTGCTGCGCGTTCCTgaggagcagcgccgccgccaagccacaggccgcggcgtcggcggcggcgagcctcgcGCGAGGGGGGAGGCTGTTCCTGCTGTCCTGcaacgcctcgtcgtcgtcgtcgtcgccgtcgccttcttcacctccgccgccggcgccggcggcggaggactgCAACGAGGAGGAGTGCGCGCCGGAGAAGGAGGTGGGGAGCCTGAGCGCGGAGTGGCTGGCGGAGGAGCGGACCAAGGTGGTCGGCACCTTCCCTCCCAAGAAGAAGGGATGGACCGGCTACGTCGAGAAGGACACCGCCGGCCAAACCAACATCTACTCCGTCGag CCGACGGTGTACGTGGCGGAGAGCGCCATCAGCTcgggggcggcgggcgcggcggcggacgggtcgGAGAACAcggcggcgatcgccggcggcctcgccctcgtcttcgtcgccggcgtgtCGTCCATCCTCATCCAGGTCGGCAAgaaccagccgccgccgcaggccacCGTCTACTCCGGCCCGCCGCTCAGCTACTACGTCGCCAAGTTCCAGCCGTCCCTCGCCGCGGTCGCGCTCCAGCAGCAGCCCGCCGTCGACGCGCCCGCCACAGAGgacgcctcgtcgccggcgccggcgtcccccgccgccgccgccgcagaggaCCAGCTCTCCTCCtga
- the LOC4329669 gene encoding uncharacterized protein isoform X1, whose amino-acid sequence MPLFKRKPFSLLEPPKDLDSKEKVFQIRFTREIFRDYQDYINRLNLYRQRVWSCKISGKSNLTFEEALVSEHHAVSKAQKLPTELMAPVLRMIQYSTLGLYELVEKIYASLQEAVFEGLELYAKQDGLEAACRILKILGSDGTKMYEVGWLLRDKTIISTSVIKGEDLIHRRPPVSRNTLKIFIRDATSQNAPWVIHENLAKRYGIPIEPPNDMMFGEGLQKKGRKRREDGPMGDPKKKMKNDEEHINVPIKYPIDDLLVQPSADDHALLKRPPLATDFRVPKYSVGDLLMVWDFCLSFGRVLNLSPFSLVDLENAICHKESNALLVEIHTAIFHLLIKDEGDYFTILRTKKRKLKVTLVTWAEYLCDFLEMTKTEELTRNIATVRKGYYSLIDTDIKLKILRELVEEAITTSPVREKLSERVDQRQALAATKRESTRKAKDEQNSSIDGLQDDNESVDEQGKGKEEKDKNNISRSKTEGKRHGVQHLETEIEKLSIRSSPLGKDRHYNRYWFFRREGRLFVESADSKEWGYYSTKEELDVLMSSLNVKGLRERALKRQLDKLYSKISNALEKRSKEITHKLLLEEAVLRRSTRVRAQPRDNPSMSFLKYVNKWKDN is encoded by the exons ATGCCTCTTTTCAAGAGGAAACCTTTCTCCTTACTTGAGCCCCCCAAGGACTTGGATTCTAAGGAGAAGGTTTTCCAAATTCGGTTCACAAGGGAGATATTCCGAGATTACCA AGACTACATAAACAGGTTGAATCTTTATCGGCAAAGGGTTTGGTCATGTAAGATATCCGGAAAATCAAACTTGACTTTTGAAGAAGCTTTGGTCTCCGAGCATCATGCAGTGTCAAAGGCTCAGAAATTACCCACAGAACTGATGGCTCCTGTTCTTCGGATGATTCAATACA GCACTCTTGGATTATATGAGCTTGTTGAGAAGATATATGCTAGCCTGCAGGAAGCTGTATTTGAAGGATTAGAATTATATGCTAAACAGGATGGTTTAGAGGCTGCTTGCAGGATTTTGAAGATTTTAGGGTCTGATGGCACCAAGATGTATGAAGTTGGTTGGCTTCTTAGGGACAAGACTATCATCAGTACGTCAGTGATCAAAGGTGAAGACTTGATTCACCGGAGGCCACCTGTTAGTAGGAATACGCTGAAGATTTTTATTAGAGATGCAACTTCTCAAAATGCCCCATGGGTTATACATGAAAATCTTGCCAAAAGATATGGCATACCCATTGAGCCCCCGAATGACATGATG TTTGGTGAAGGTTTGCAAAAGAAAGGGAGGAAAAGACGTGAGGATGGACCTATGGGAGAtcccaaaaaaaagatgaagaacG ATGAGGAACACATAAATGTTCCAATTAAGTACCCAATAGATGATCTCTTAGTACAACCTTCTGCAGATGATCATGCTTTATTGAAGAGACCTCCTCTGGCTACAGATTTTAGAGTACCAAAATATTCTGTGGGCGATCTCCTTATGGTATGGGACTTCTGCTTGTCCTTCGGGAGGGTTCTGAATCTATCCCCATTTTCACTGGTAGATTTGGAGAATGCAATTTGCCACAAAGAAAGCAATGCACTTCTTGTGGAAATACATACAGCTATATTCCACTTGCTTATTAAGGATGAAGGTGACTATTTCACTATTCTGCGGACCAAGAAACGGAAGCTAAAG GTGACTTTAGTAACATGGGCTGAATATCTCTGTGATTTCTTGGAAATGACAAAAACTGAAGAACTCACCAGAAACATTGCAACAGTAAGAAAGGGTTATTATAGTCTTATTGATACTGATATCAAACTTAAGATTCTCCGGGAACTAGTAGAAGAAGCTATTACAACTTCTCCTGTAAGAGAGAAACTAAGTGAACGGGTGGACCAGCGGCAAGCGCTCGCTGCGACTAAAAGAGAGAGTACTAGAAAGGCAAAGGATGAGCAGAACTCAAGCATTGATGGATTGCAAGATGACAATGAGAGTGTTGATGAGCAGGGTAAGGGGAAAGAAGAAAAGGATAAGAACAATATCTCTCGAAGCAAGACAGAAGGGAAACGCCATGGG GTACAGCACCTCGAAACAGAGATTGAAAAATTATCCATCCGTTCCAGCCCCCTTGGAAAAGACAGACACTATAACAGGTATTGGTTTTTCAGGCGTGAAGGAAGGCTTTTTGTTGAAAGTGCAGATTCAAAAGAATGGGGATACTACAGCACTAAGGAAGAG CTCGATGTGTTAATGAGCTCACTGAACGTAAAAGGTTTAAGGGAGAGAGCTCTCAAACGGCAGCTGGACAAGTTGTACAGTAAGATAAG TAATGCTCTGGAGAAACGATCAAAAGAAATCACACACAAATTGTTGCTTGAAGAGGCTGTATTGCGCCGTTCCACACGTGTCCGGGCTCAACCAAGGGATAACCCATCCATGTCATTCCTGAAGTATGTCAACAAATGGAAGGATAACTAA
- the LOC4329669 gene encoding uncharacterized protein isoform X2 has product MPLFKRKPFSLLEPPKDLDSKEKVFQIRFTREIFRDYQDYINRLNLYRQRVWSCKISGKSNLTFEEALVSEHHAVSKAQKLPTELMAPVLRMIQYSTLGLYELVEKIYASLQEAVFEGLELYAKQDGLEAACRILKILGSDGTKMYEVGWLLRDKTIISTSVIKGEDLIHRRPPVSRNTLKIFIRDATSQNAPWVIHENLAKRYGIPIEPPNDMMFGEGLQKKGRKRREDGPMGDPKKKMKNDEEHINVPIKYPIDDLLVQPSADDHALLKRPPLATDFRVPKYSVGDLLMVWDFCLSFGRVLNLSPFSLVDLENAICHKESNALLVEIHTAIFHLLIKDEGDYFTILRTKKRKLKVTLVTWAEYLCDFLEMTKTEELTRNIATVRKGYYSLIDTDIKLKILRELVEEAITTSPVREKLSERVDQRQALAATKRESTRKAKDEQNSSIDGLQDDNESVDEQGKGKEEKDKNNISRSKTEGKRHGHLETEIEKLSIRSSPLGKDRHYNRYWFFRREGRLFVESADSKEWGYYSTKEELDVLMSSLNVKGLRERALKRQLDKLYSKISNALEKRSKEITHKLLLEEAVLRRSTRVRAQPRDNPSMSFLKYVNKWKDN; this is encoded by the exons ATGCCTCTTTTCAAGAGGAAACCTTTCTCCTTACTTGAGCCCCCCAAGGACTTGGATTCTAAGGAGAAGGTTTTCCAAATTCGGTTCACAAGGGAGATATTCCGAGATTACCA AGACTACATAAACAGGTTGAATCTTTATCGGCAAAGGGTTTGGTCATGTAAGATATCCGGAAAATCAAACTTGACTTTTGAAGAAGCTTTGGTCTCCGAGCATCATGCAGTGTCAAAGGCTCAGAAATTACCCACAGAACTGATGGCTCCTGTTCTTCGGATGATTCAATACA GCACTCTTGGATTATATGAGCTTGTTGAGAAGATATATGCTAGCCTGCAGGAAGCTGTATTTGAAGGATTAGAATTATATGCTAAACAGGATGGTTTAGAGGCTGCTTGCAGGATTTTGAAGATTTTAGGGTCTGATGGCACCAAGATGTATGAAGTTGGTTGGCTTCTTAGGGACAAGACTATCATCAGTACGTCAGTGATCAAAGGTGAAGACTTGATTCACCGGAGGCCACCTGTTAGTAGGAATACGCTGAAGATTTTTATTAGAGATGCAACTTCTCAAAATGCCCCATGGGTTATACATGAAAATCTTGCCAAAAGATATGGCATACCCATTGAGCCCCCGAATGACATGATG TTTGGTGAAGGTTTGCAAAAGAAAGGGAGGAAAAGACGTGAGGATGGACCTATGGGAGAtcccaaaaaaaagatgaagaacG ATGAGGAACACATAAATGTTCCAATTAAGTACCCAATAGATGATCTCTTAGTACAACCTTCTGCAGATGATCATGCTTTATTGAAGAGACCTCCTCTGGCTACAGATTTTAGAGTACCAAAATATTCTGTGGGCGATCTCCTTATGGTATGGGACTTCTGCTTGTCCTTCGGGAGGGTTCTGAATCTATCCCCATTTTCACTGGTAGATTTGGAGAATGCAATTTGCCACAAAGAAAGCAATGCACTTCTTGTGGAAATACATACAGCTATATTCCACTTGCTTATTAAGGATGAAGGTGACTATTTCACTATTCTGCGGACCAAGAAACGGAAGCTAAAG GTGACTTTAGTAACATGGGCTGAATATCTCTGTGATTTCTTGGAAATGACAAAAACTGAAGAACTCACCAGAAACATTGCAACAGTAAGAAAGGGTTATTATAGTCTTATTGATACTGATATCAAACTTAAGATTCTCCGGGAACTAGTAGAAGAAGCTATTACAACTTCTCCTGTAAGAGAGAAACTAAGTGAACGGGTGGACCAGCGGCAAGCGCTCGCTGCGACTAAAAGAGAGAGTACTAGAAAGGCAAAGGATGAGCAGAACTCAAGCATTGATGGATTGCAAGATGACAATGAGAGTGTTGATGAGCAGGGTAAGGGGAAAGAAGAAAAGGATAAGAACAATATCTCTCGAAGCAAGACAGAAGGGAAACGCCATGGG CACCTCGAAACAGAGATTGAAAAATTATCCATCCGTTCCAGCCCCCTTGGAAAAGACAGACACTATAACAGGTATTGGTTTTTCAGGCGTGAAGGAAGGCTTTTTGTTGAAAGTGCAGATTCAAAAGAATGGGGATACTACAGCACTAAGGAAGAG CTCGATGTGTTAATGAGCTCACTGAACGTAAAAGGTTTAAGGGAGAGAGCTCTCAAACGGCAGCTGGACAAGTTGTACAGTAAGATAAG TAATGCTCTGGAGAAACGATCAAAAGAAATCACACACAAATTGTTGCTTGAAGAGGCTGTATTGCGCCGTTCCACACGTGTCCGGGCTCAACCAAGGGATAACCCATCCATGTCATTCCTGAAGTATGTCAACAAATGGAAGGATAACTAA
- the LOC9270548 gene encoding tubulin-folding cofactor C, whose translation MPSTAAAAAAEMEPEPDHTKPSTSAAAAGHRKHLAMLERLSKRAAAPAPSQDSPVAAFLSRFAAAKLAAESALSACRSSPDDAQPSLSAAAAAIDDLDRLVAEASHSLPPYELRSALAAASDLRAAHRLAASDLRPKKSFSFRNKSKAPKNPPQDPPPTLPPPPDQPNPSVEAILPGLGFRGRRDATLVKDLRVSDEKDGDFTLADLVSCQVYLKGKCRALHVHKLKDCRVFVGAVFGSVLIEDVERCAFVMAAHQIRIHEATATDFYLRVRSRPIIEDCCGVRFAPHALKYEGIGEDLRDAGLEEETGNWANVDDFKWLRAVQSPNWCLVPEEERLQTIDISDVQEREYDN comes from the coding sequence ATgccatccaccgccgccgccgccgccgccgagatggAGCCGGAGCCCGACCACACCAaaccctccacctccgccgccgccgccggccaccgcaagCACCTGGCCATGCTGGAGCGCCTCTCCAAGCGCGCTGCCGCCCCCGCCCCGTCCCAGGACTCCCCCGTCGCGGCCTTCCTctcccgcttcgccgccgccaagctcgcCGCCGAGTCCGCCCTCTCCGCCTGCCGCTCCTCCCCCGACGACGCGCAGCCctcgctctccgccgccgccgcggccatcgACGACCTCGACCGCCTCGTCGCCGAGGCCTCCCACTCCCTCCCACCCTACGAGCTCCgctccgccctcgccgccgcctccgacctCCGCGCCGCCCACAGGCTCGCCGCCTCCGATCTCCGCCCCAAGAAGTCCTTCTCCTTCAGGAACAAGAGCAAAGCCCCCAAGAACCCACCGCAAGATCCTCCTCCCaccttgccgccgcctccagaCCAGCCAAACCCCAGCGTCGAGGCGATCCTGCCAGGACTCGGGTTCCGGGGCCGGAGGGACGCCACATTGGTGAAGGATCTGAGGGTCTCCGACGAGAAGGATGGGGATTTCACCCTCGCTGATCTCGTCTCCTGTCAGGTTTACCTCAAGGGCAAATGCCGGGCGCTGCACGTTCACAAGCTGAAGGATTGCCGCGTGTTCGTGGGCGCCGTGTTCGGCTCGGTGCTCATAGAGGACGTCGAGCGCTGCGCATTCGTGATGGCGGCGCACCAGATCAGGATCCACGAGGCGACAGCGACGGATTTCTACCTGAGGGTGAGGAGCAGGCCGATCATTGAGGATTGCTGCGGCGTGAGGTTCGCGCCGCATGCTCTCAAGTATGAAGGGATTGGGGAGGATTTGAGGGATGCGGGGCTCGAGGAGGAGACCGGTAATTGGGCGAATGTTGATGACTTTAAGTGGCTCAGGGCAGTGCAGTCGCCAAATTGGTGTTTGGTTCCGGAGGAAGAGCGGTTGCAGACCATTGACATTTCAGATGTTCAGGAACGAGAGTATGATAATTAA